From the genome of Nocardia sp. NBC_01503, one region includes:
- the purU gene encoding formyltetrahydrofolate deformylase, with translation MSSTPGNPDDRRYVLTLGCPDRPGIIARITSFIADFGGSIVEAGYHSDLDTGWFFTRQAIKAATVPFDLTELRDRFTAVAAELGPETEWDLLDTGERRRAVLLVSKDGHCLHDLLGRAASGELPATIEAVIGNHPDLAEMTEAHGITFHHVPFPKDPAERGPAFEEVRELVDAHDPHAVVLARFMQVLPQELCEHWAGKALNIHHSFLPSFVGARPYHQAFARGVKLIGATCHYVTAELDAGPILEQDVSRIDHADTVHDMVRQGRDIERVVLARGLRWHLEGRVLVHGRRTVVFS, from the coding sequence ATGAGTTCGACCCCCGGCAACCCTGATGACCGTCGCTATGTGCTGACCCTGGGCTGCCCGGACCGTCCGGGCATCATTGCCCGCATCACCTCGTTCATCGCCGATTTCGGCGGCTCGATCGTGGAGGCCGGATACCACTCCGACCTTGATACCGGCTGGTTCTTCACCCGGCAGGCCATCAAGGCCGCCACCGTCCCGTTCGATCTGACCGAACTGCGCGACCGCTTCACCGCCGTCGCCGCCGAGCTCGGCCCGGAGACCGAATGGGATCTACTGGACACCGGCGAGCGCCGTCGCGCGGTACTGCTGGTCAGCAAGGACGGGCACTGCCTGCACGATCTGCTCGGCCGCGCGGCCAGCGGTGAGCTGCCCGCCACCATCGAGGCCGTCATCGGCAACCACCCCGATCTCGCCGAGATGACCGAGGCGCACGGCATCACCTTCCACCACGTGCCCTTCCCGAAGGATCCGGCCGAACGCGGACCGGCCTTCGAAGAGGTCCGCGAACTGGTCGACGCGCACGATCCGCACGCGGTCGTGCTCGCGCGATTCATGCAGGTGTTGCCGCAGGAGCTGTGCGAGCACTGGGCGGGCAAGGCGCTGAACATCCATCACAGCTTCCTGCCCTCTTTCGTCGGCGCGCGCCCGTATCACCAGGCTTTCGCCCGGGGCGTGAAGCTGATCGGCGCGACCTGCCACTACGTCACCGCCGAACTGGACGCGGGGCCGATCCTGGAACAGGACGTCAGCCGGATCGATCACGCCGATACCGTGCACGATATGGTCCGCCAGGGTCGCGATATCGAACGTGTGGTGCTGGCCCGCGGACTGCGCTGGCATCTGGAAGGCCGCGTCCTCGTGCACGGCCGCCGCACGGTCGTCTTCTCCTGA